Proteins encoded in a region of the Takifugu flavidus isolate HTHZ2018 chromosome 10, ASM371156v2, whole genome shotgun sequence genome:
- the LOC130532535 gene encoding transcription factor HES-2-like gives MKPFEDSKGSSSRKRPLKHHVERRRRERINRSLDNLKSLLLLPQEATQRRVEKAEILEHTVLFLQKTRDKNRSEAGGGSQKDSFQEGFSDCMERAVRFLGPMGKGLCLRAVLDPSTSARSSSSDFGSANWKNRSEVHPSSSSQLLRRSCKSLLHLWLHKPGSVPGPVAFRCVQNPGQSQRPLPSQQMRNGANKQNHLQSHPASRSLWRPWP, from the exons ATGAAGCCTTTTGAAGATTCAAAGGGTTCATCATCCAGAAAGAGG CCTCTCAAACATCATGTAGAGAGACGTCGAAGAGAGAGAATAAACCGCAGCTTGGACAACCTAAAGAGTCTCTTGTTGCTGCCGCAG GAAGCCACTCAGCGCAGAGTGGAGAAAGCAGAGATCCTGGAACACACTGTTCTCTTTCTACAGAAAACAAGAGACAAGAATAGATCTGAAGCTGGTGGAGGATCCCAGAAAGACTCTTTCCAAGAGGGCTTCTCAGACTGCATGGAGAGAGCTGTTCGCTTCCTGGGACCTATGGGGAAAGGCCTGTGCCTCAGAGCAGTGCTGGATCCATCGACCTCTGCGCGGTCTTCCAGTTCAGACTTTGGTTCTgcaaactggaaaaacagaagtgaggtccacccctcctccagctcacagCTGCTCAGGAGGTCCTGCAAGTCTCTTCTTCACCTGTGGTTACATAAGCCAGGGTCCGTGCCCGGCCCCGTGGCGTTCCGCTGCGTTCAGAACCCTGGACAGTCTCAACGTCCTCTCCCCTCACAGCAAATGAGGAACGGAGCGAACAAACAGAACCACCTCCAGAGTCACCCAGCCAGCCGTTCTCTGTGGAGGCCttggccctga
- the notchl gene encoding neurogenic locus notch homolog protein 1 isoform X1, with the protein MLTLRMCVVLGLSWTCGASENPWGQCPGNRKCKDKFGDGSCDRECMAPECLRDGLDCLKERGHCNPGHIQYCRDHYANYHCEQGCDSAPCGWDGSDCFTKQTPQWAKGTLVLHTKIPHQRGAFSNVSLFWALSVLLQTPVKLRGSAPMTTNRNLFDFDPLQLASMLTQTSPADSDGSLLFLQVDNRPCTRLQTTCFPYATEAASFLRAITMLRRPSFPTLPELTAIITVRGVREEIGDRDEETDTKKIKELTPSWLWAVITIAIAFLLLLALVVLVVMRRARQQQHAGGEEGGRTRHRFTASDGELQSKAPVSLAVHQVQRMRTSREKEKVGLKKKKKAKESEKKRRREPLGEDANRMRSLKRDQEIGSDTDFIQSSMEDVNESCLRNAAICSQRNQEQKQFSAAASPQHRSVQPLPRGWERNAIPPPLLSPLQQSAEWCGPDGSVVLIRAVRSGLDRVVLELLRAGVPVNNTDHTGKSALHWASTVNNLSLARTLICYGAAVDLQDNKGETALFLSAVYGCYDTARLLLLHGANPELHDRRGRTPTDMAREGMHHQVLELLLTHRMQRGPVPLDSTSDMLWDDHGLMYSPWVGSQGLPGRSASFSGIVGHRDMTPPPQNDWLMTRLQHLSHQNWRPQLNQSATALVPPRIMGCSPRPISTLQEVTSEDEDRDRHQEIPRAVTPHCLSPQPAPRQRSFSCTQHALQRRSNVHQPEPNYVIVTDTTAAAPTERAVISSSTHQPANRDGSSRAQQAPASSKILDQRSRIERSSNSADSTQTAL; encoded by the exons ATGTTGACTCTCAGGATGTGTGTGGTGCTGGGGCTGAGCTGGACTTGTGGAG CATCTGAAAATCCATGGGGGCAGTGTCCAGGTAACAGGAAGTGTAAGGACAAGTTTGGAGATGGCTCCTGCGACAGAGAGTGCATGGCCCCCGAGTGTCTCAGAGACGGGCTCGACTGCCTGAAGGAAAGAGGACACTGCAA CCCAGGACACATCCAGTACTGCCGCGACCACTATGCCAACTATCACTGTGAGCAAGgctgtgacagcgccccctgtggttGGGATGGCAGCGACTGCTTCACCAAACAAACGCCACAGTGGGCTAAAGGCACCCTGGTCCTTCACACCAAAATCCCCCATCAGCGTGGCGCCTTCTCCAACGTTTCTCTGTTCTGGGCTCTCAGCGTCCTCCTCCAAACACCAGTCAAACTGAGAGGTTCTGCTCCCATGACCACCAACAGGAACCTGTTTGATTTCGACCCTTTGCAGCTGGCCAGCATGCTGACCCAGACATCGCCAGCTGATTCCGATGG CTCACTCCTTTTCCTCCAAGTGGACAACAGACCATGTACACGCCTGCAGACTACGTGTTTCCCCTACGCCACAGAGGCAGCCAGCTTCCTGCGGGCCATAACAATGCTCAGACGGCCCTCCTTTCCCACCCTGCCGGAGCTGACGGCCATCATCACTGTTCGAGGCGTTCGAGAAGAAATAGGAGACAGAGATGAGGAAACCGATACAAAGAAAATCAAGG AGCTGACCCCTTCGTGGCTGTGGGCTGTGATCACCATAGCGAttgccttcctgctgctgttggcccTGGTGGTGCTTGTGGTGATGCGGAGAGCGAGGCAGCAACAGCATGCCGGGGGAGAGGAGGGCGGCAGGACCAGGCATCGGTTCACAGCGTCAGACGGCGAGCTCCAATCGAAGGCACCGGTGTCGCTCGCAGTCCATCAGGTGCAGAGAATGAGAAccagcagagaaaaagagaaggtCGgcttgaagaaaaagaagaaagcaaaggaatcagaaaagaagaggaggagggaaccaCTGGGGGAGGATGCCAATCGGATGCG CTCTCTGAAACGGGATCAGGAGATCGGAAGTGACACCGATTTTATTCAAAGTTCAATGGAAGATGTCAATGAGAGCTGCTTGAGGAACGCCGCCATCTGCAGTCAAAGgaaccaggagcagaaacagttttcagctgcagcatcaccacagcatcgaTCTGTGCAAC CTCTACCAAGAGGATGGGAGAGGAACgccattcctcctcctctgctgagccCCCTTCAGCAG tcagcaGAGTGGTGCGGACCAGACGGCTCTGTGGTCCTGATCCGAGCTGTGCGAAGCGGGCTGgacagagtggttctggagctgctgcgagCAGGTGTTCCTGTCAACAACACCGACCATACAG GGAAGTCCGCCCTCCACTGGGCATCCACAGTGAACAACCTCTCCCTGGCGAGGACTCTCATTTGTTATGGAGCTGCTGTGGATCTGCAAGACAACAAG GGTGAGacagctctcttcctctcagccGTCTACGGTTGCTATGACACTGCCAGACTCCTCCTGCTTCACGGTGCAAACCCTGAGCTGCATGATCGGAGGGGGCGGACACCGACGGACATGGCGAGAGAGGGCATGCATCACCAGGtactggagctcctcctgactCACCGGATGCAGAGAGGACCGGTTCCCCTCGACTCGACCAGTGATATGCTGTGGGATGATCACGGTCTGATGTACTCACCTTGGGTGGGTTCACAAGGACTGCCTGGAAGAAGcgcctccttctctgggatcGTTGGGCATCGGGACATGACCCCACCTCCACAGAA TGATTGGCTGATGACCAGACTGCAGCACCTCTCACACCAAAATTGGCGACCACAGCTGAATCAGTCAGCAACGGCTCTGGTGCCTCCGAGAATCATGGGTTGTTCTCCCCGGCCGATCAGCACTctgcaggaagtgacctcagaaGACGAGGATCGTGACCGGCACCAGGAAATTCCCAGAGCAGTGACCCCTCACTGCCTGTCCCCCCAGCCTGCCCCTCGCCAGCGGTCATTCTCTTGcacccagcatgctttgcagCGCCGCTCAAACGTCCATCAGCCAGAGCCTAATTATGTGATTGTGACAGACACAACAGCCGCCGCACCAACAGAAAGAGCGGTTATTTCATCTTCCACTCACCAGCCGGCTAATAGGGATGGTTCCAGTAGAGCTCAACAAGCCCCTGCAAGTTCGAAAATCCTGGATCAGAGATCCAGGATTGAGAGATCAAGCAACAGCGCTGACTCTACACAAACAGCTCTGTAG
- the notchl gene encoding neurogenic locus notch homolog protein 1 isoform X2, whose translation MLTLRMCVVLGLSWTCGASENPWGQCPGNRKCKDKFGDGSCDRECMAPECLRDGLDCLKERGHCNPGHIQYCRDHYANYHCEQGCDSAPCGWDGSDCFTKQTPQWAKGTLVLHTKIPHQRGAFSNVSLFWALSVLLQTPVKLRGSAPMTTNRNLFDFDPLQLASMLTQTSPADSDGSLLFLQVDNRPCTRLQTTCFPYATEAASFLRAITMLRRPSFPTLPELTAIITVRGVREEIGDRDEETDTKKIKELTPSWLWAVITIAIAFLLLLALVVLVVMRRARQQQHAGGEEGGRTRHRFTASDGELQSKAPVSLAVHQVQRMRTSREKEKVGLKKKKKAKESEKKRRREPLGEDANRMRSLKRDQEIGSDTDFIQSSMEDVNESCLRNAAICSQRNQEQKQFSAAASPQHRSVQPLPRGWERNAIPPPLLSPLQQSAEWCGPDGSVVLIRAVRSGLDRVVLELLRAGVPVNNTDHTGDYYRTNHTGDYYRTDHTGDYYTPTIQVIIIEPTIQVIIIHRPYREVRPPLGIHSEQPLPGEDSHLLWSCCGSARQQG comes from the exons ATGTTGACTCTCAGGATGTGTGTGGTGCTGGGGCTGAGCTGGACTTGTGGAG CATCTGAAAATCCATGGGGGCAGTGTCCAGGTAACAGGAAGTGTAAGGACAAGTTTGGAGATGGCTCCTGCGACAGAGAGTGCATGGCCCCCGAGTGTCTCAGAGACGGGCTCGACTGCCTGAAGGAAAGAGGACACTGCAA CCCAGGACACATCCAGTACTGCCGCGACCACTATGCCAACTATCACTGTGAGCAAGgctgtgacagcgccccctgtggttGGGATGGCAGCGACTGCTTCACCAAACAAACGCCACAGTGGGCTAAAGGCACCCTGGTCCTTCACACCAAAATCCCCCATCAGCGTGGCGCCTTCTCCAACGTTTCTCTGTTCTGGGCTCTCAGCGTCCTCCTCCAAACACCAGTCAAACTGAGAGGTTCTGCTCCCATGACCACCAACAGGAACCTGTTTGATTTCGACCCTTTGCAGCTGGCCAGCATGCTGACCCAGACATCGCCAGCTGATTCCGATGG CTCACTCCTTTTCCTCCAAGTGGACAACAGACCATGTACACGCCTGCAGACTACGTGTTTCCCCTACGCCACAGAGGCAGCCAGCTTCCTGCGGGCCATAACAATGCTCAGACGGCCCTCCTTTCCCACCCTGCCGGAGCTGACGGCCATCATCACTGTTCGAGGCGTTCGAGAAGAAATAGGAGACAGAGATGAGGAAACCGATACAAAGAAAATCAAGG AGCTGACCCCTTCGTGGCTGTGGGCTGTGATCACCATAGCGAttgccttcctgctgctgttggcccTGGTGGTGCTTGTGGTGATGCGGAGAGCGAGGCAGCAACAGCATGCCGGGGGAGAGGAGGGCGGCAGGACCAGGCATCGGTTCACAGCGTCAGACGGCGAGCTCCAATCGAAGGCACCGGTGTCGCTCGCAGTCCATCAGGTGCAGAGAATGAGAAccagcagagaaaaagagaaggtCGgcttgaagaaaaagaagaaagcaaaggaatcagaaaagaagaggaggagggaaccaCTGGGGGAGGATGCCAATCGGATGCG CTCTCTGAAACGGGATCAGGAGATCGGAAGTGACACCGATTTTATTCAAAGTTCAATGGAAGATGTCAATGAGAGCTGCTTGAGGAACGCCGCCATCTGCAGTCAAAGgaaccaggagcagaaacagttttcagctgcagcatcaccacagcatcgaTCTGTGCAAC CTCTACCAAGAGGATGGGAGAGGAACgccattcctcctcctctgctgagccCCCTTCAGCAG tcagcaGAGTGGTGCGGACCAGACGGCTCTGTGGTCCTGATCCGAGCTGTGCGAAGCGGGCTGgacagagtggttctggagctgctgcgagCAGGTGTTCCTGTCAACAACACCGACCATACAGGTGATTATTATAGAACCAACCATACAGGTGATTATTATAGAACCGACCATACAGGTGATTATTATACACCGACCATACAG GTGATTATTATAGAACCGACCATACAGGTGATTATTATACACCGACCATACAG GGAAGTCCGCCCTCCACTGGGCATCCACAGTGAACAACCTCTCCCTGGCGAGGACTCTCATTTGTTATGGAGCTGCTGTGGATCTGCAAGACAACAAG GGTGA
- the notchl gene encoding neurogenic locus notch homolog protein 1 isoform X4 has translation MLTLRMCVVLGLSWTCGASENPWGQCPGNRKCKDKFGDGSCDRECMAPECLRDGLDCLKERGHCNPGHIQYCRDHYANYHCEQGCDSAPCGWDGSDCFTKQTPQWAKGTLVLHTKIPHQRGAFSNVSLFWALSVLLQTPVKLRGSAPMTTNRNLFDFDPLQLASMLTQTSPADSDGSLLFLQVDNRPCTRLQTTCFPYATEAASFLRAITMLRRPSFPTLPELTAIITVRGVREEIGDRDEETDTKKIKELTPSWLWAVITIAIAFLLLLALVVLVVMRRARQQQHAGGEEGGRTRHRFTASDGELQSKAPVSLAVHQVQRMRTSREKEKVGLKKKKKAKESEKKRRREPLGEDANRMRSLKRDQEIGSDTDFIQSSMEDVNESCLRNAAICSQRNQEQKQFSAAASPQHRSVQPLPRGWERNAIPPPLLSPLQQSAEWCGPDGSVVLIRAVRSGLDRVVLELLRAGVPVNNTDHTAPLLPSSDSE, from the exons ATGTTGACTCTCAGGATGTGTGTGGTGCTGGGGCTGAGCTGGACTTGTGGAG CATCTGAAAATCCATGGGGGCAGTGTCCAGGTAACAGGAAGTGTAAGGACAAGTTTGGAGATGGCTCCTGCGACAGAGAGTGCATGGCCCCCGAGTGTCTCAGAGACGGGCTCGACTGCCTGAAGGAAAGAGGACACTGCAA CCCAGGACACATCCAGTACTGCCGCGACCACTATGCCAACTATCACTGTGAGCAAGgctgtgacagcgccccctgtggttGGGATGGCAGCGACTGCTTCACCAAACAAACGCCACAGTGGGCTAAAGGCACCCTGGTCCTTCACACCAAAATCCCCCATCAGCGTGGCGCCTTCTCCAACGTTTCTCTGTTCTGGGCTCTCAGCGTCCTCCTCCAAACACCAGTCAAACTGAGAGGTTCTGCTCCCATGACCACCAACAGGAACCTGTTTGATTTCGACCCTTTGCAGCTGGCCAGCATGCTGACCCAGACATCGCCAGCTGATTCCGATGG CTCACTCCTTTTCCTCCAAGTGGACAACAGACCATGTACACGCCTGCAGACTACGTGTTTCCCCTACGCCACAGAGGCAGCCAGCTTCCTGCGGGCCATAACAATGCTCAGACGGCCCTCCTTTCCCACCCTGCCGGAGCTGACGGCCATCATCACTGTTCGAGGCGTTCGAGAAGAAATAGGAGACAGAGATGAGGAAACCGATACAAAGAAAATCAAGG AGCTGACCCCTTCGTGGCTGTGGGCTGTGATCACCATAGCGAttgccttcctgctgctgttggcccTGGTGGTGCTTGTGGTGATGCGGAGAGCGAGGCAGCAACAGCATGCCGGGGGAGAGGAGGGCGGCAGGACCAGGCATCGGTTCACAGCGTCAGACGGCGAGCTCCAATCGAAGGCACCGGTGTCGCTCGCAGTCCATCAGGTGCAGAGAATGAGAAccagcagagaaaaagagaaggtCGgcttgaagaaaaagaagaaagcaaaggaatcagaaaagaagaggaggagggaaccaCTGGGGGAGGATGCCAATCGGATGCG CTCTCTGAAACGGGATCAGGAGATCGGAAGTGACACCGATTTTATTCAAAGTTCAATGGAAGATGTCAATGAGAGCTGCTTGAGGAACGCCGCCATCTGCAGTCAAAGgaaccaggagcagaaacagttttcagctgcagcatcaccacagcatcgaTCTGTGCAAC CTCTACCAAGAGGATGGGAGAGGAACgccattcctcctcctctgctgagccCCCTTCAGCAG tcagcaGAGTGGTGCGGACCAGACGGCTCTGTGGTCCTGATCCGAGCTGTGCGAAGCGGGCTGgacagagtggttctggagctgctgcgagCAGGTGTTCCTGTCAACAACACCGACCATACAG ctcccttgCTGCCCTCCTCTGACTCTGAATAG
- the notchl gene encoding neurogenic locus notch homolog protein 1 isoform X3, whose product MLTLRMCVVLGLSWTCGASENPWGQCPGNRKCKDKFGDGSCDRECMAPECLRDGLDCLKERGHCNPGHIQYCRDHYANYHCEQGCDSAPCGWDGSDCFTKQTPQWAKGTLVLHTKIPHQRGAFSNVSLFWALSVLLQTPVKLRGSAPMTTNRNLFDFDPLQLASMLTQTSPADSDGSLLFLQVDNRPCTRLQTTCFPYATEAASFLRAITMLRRPSFPTLPELTAIITVRGVREEIGDRDEETDTKKIKELTPSWLWAVITIAIAFLLLLALVVLVVMRRARQQQHAGGEEGGRTRHRFTASDGELQSKAPVSLAVHQVQRMRTSREKEKVGLKKKKKAKESEKKRRREPLGEDANRMRSLKRDQEIGSDTDFIQSSMEDVNESCLRNAAICSQRNQEQKQFSAAASPQHRSVQPLPRGWERNAIPPPLLSPLQQSAEWCGPDGSVVLIRAVRSGLDRVVLELLRAGVPVNNTDHTGDYYRTNHTGDYYRTDHTGDYYTPTIQVIIIEPTIQVIIIHRPYSSLAALL is encoded by the exons ATGTTGACTCTCAGGATGTGTGTGGTGCTGGGGCTGAGCTGGACTTGTGGAG CATCTGAAAATCCATGGGGGCAGTGTCCAGGTAACAGGAAGTGTAAGGACAAGTTTGGAGATGGCTCCTGCGACAGAGAGTGCATGGCCCCCGAGTGTCTCAGAGACGGGCTCGACTGCCTGAAGGAAAGAGGACACTGCAA CCCAGGACACATCCAGTACTGCCGCGACCACTATGCCAACTATCACTGTGAGCAAGgctgtgacagcgccccctgtggttGGGATGGCAGCGACTGCTTCACCAAACAAACGCCACAGTGGGCTAAAGGCACCCTGGTCCTTCACACCAAAATCCCCCATCAGCGTGGCGCCTTCTCCAACGTTTCTCTGTTCTGGGCTCTCAGCGTCCTCCTCCAAACACCAGTCAAACTGAGAGGTTCTGCTCCCATGACCACCAACAGGAACCTGTTTGATTTCGACCCTTTGCAGCTGGCCAGCATGCTGACCCAGACATCGCCAGCTGATTCCGATGG CTCACTCCTTTTCCTCCAAGTGGACAACAGACCATGTACACGCCTGCAGACTACGTGTTTCCCCTACGCCACAGAGGCAGCCAGCTTCCTGCGGGCCATAACAATGCTCAGACGGCCCTCCTTTCCCACCCTGCCGGAGCTGACGGCCATCATCACTGTTCGAGGCGTTCGAGAAGAAATAGGAGACAGAGATGAGGAAACCGATACAAAGAAAATCAAGG AGCTGACCCCTTCGTGGCTGTGGGCTGTGATCACCATAGCGAttgccttcctgctgctgttggcccTGGTGGTGCTTGTGGTGATGCGGAGAGCGAGGCAGCAACAGCATGCCGGGGGAGAGGAGGGCGGCAGGACCAGGCATCGGTTCACAGCGTCAGACGGCGAGCTCCAATCGAAGGCACCGGTGTCGCTCGCAGTCCATCAGGTGCAGAGAATGAGAAccagcagagaaaaagagaaggtCGgcttgaagaaaaagaagaaagcaaaggaatcagaaaagaagaggaggagggaaccaCTGGGGGAGGATGCCAATCGGATGCG CTCTCTGAAACGGGATCAGGAGATCGGAAGTGACACCGATTTTATTCAAAGTTCAATGGAAGATGTCAATGAGAGCTGCTTGAGGAACGCCGCCATCTGCAGTCAAAGgaaccaggagcagaaacagttttcagctgcagcatcaccacagcatcgaTCTGTGCAAC CTCTACCAAGAGGATGGGAGAGGAACgccattcctcctcctctgctgagccCCCTTCAGCAG tcagcaGAGTGGTGCGGACCAGACGGCTCTGTGGTCCTGATCCGAGCTGTGCGAAGCGGGCTGgacagagtggttctggagctgctgcgagCAGGTGTTCCTGTCAACAACACCGACCATACAGGTGATTATTATAGAACCAACCATACAGGTGATTATTATAGAACCGACCATACAGGTGATTATTATACACCGACCATACAG GTGATTATTATAGAACCGACCATACAGGTGATTATTATACACCGACCATACAG ctcccttgCTGCCCTCCTCTGA